A region of Vitis riparia cultivar Riparia Gloire de Montpellier isolate 1030 chromosome 1, EGFV_Vit.rip_1.0, whole genome shotgun sequence DNA encodes the following proteins:
- the LOC117907720 gene encoding ubiquinone biosynthesis protein COQ4 homolog, mitochondrial yields the protein MMIGGARVRLNGWQQAAVAMGSAIGALMDPRRADLIAALGETTGKPAFERVLERMKKSPEGQAILLDRPRVISARVGHAWDMPANTFGAAYAKFMGSRNFSPDDRPPVRFMETDELAYVAMRAREVHDFWHTLFSLPTNLIGESALKVIEFEQMFLPMCLLSVIGGTARFSEKQRALFFQHYFPWATRAGMQCTDLMCIYYEQHFHEDLDDVRMKWGIVPAPPPRQ from the exons ATGATGATTGGAGGCGCCCGAGTCCGGCTTAATGGGTGGCAGCAGGCTGCTGTTGCTATGGGTTCGGCAATTGGCGCATTAATGGACCCGCGCCGAGCAGATTTGATTGCAGCTCTTGGCGAGACTACTGGGAAGCCTGCTTTTGAAAGGGTTCTGGAAAGAATGAAGAAGAGCCCGGAAGGCCAG GCTATACTCTTGGACAGACCACGTGTCATATCTGCAAGAGTGGGTCATGCATGGGATATGCCTGCAAACACATTTGGTGCTGCCTATGCGAAGTTCATGGGATCCAGAAACTTTTCCCCAGATGACCGGCCACCAGTGCGGTTCATGGAGACAGATGAGCTGGCATATGTCGCCATGCGTGCCCGTGAGGTGCATGACTTCTGGCACACCCTCTTTAGCCTCCCCACTAACCTAATTGGTGAGTCGGCACTCAAGGTCATAGAGTTTGAGCAAATGTTCCTTCCAATGTGCCTTCTATCTGTCATAGGGGGTACAGCAAGATTTAGCGAGAAGCAAAGAGCATTGTTCTTCCAGCATTACTTCCCTTGGGCCACCCGTGCTGGTATGCAGTGCACAGATCTCATGTGCATATACTATGAGCAGCATTTTCATGAGGATTTGGACGATGTTCGGATGAAATGGGGGATAGTTCCTGCTCCTCCTCCACGTCAATAA
- the LOC117904642 gene encoding sufE-like protein 2, chloroplastic: MDSATLGTGYSSTLIAGFSKWRNPSSIPRSIQFVRHQQNKRNLLFKSLKCVLISHPSIAAVRLRSLASEFTGLTEPIDRVKRLLYYAELLPPFDESARVPANRVTGCTAEVWLDVRLDEFGGTRFAVDSDSEITKGFCSCLIRVLDGAAPEEVLKMKAEDLMEMNVGVGLGVRAHSRVNAWHNILTSMQKRTEALVAERERRAEPQTQVVSG; the protein is encoded by the coding sequence ATGGACTCTGCAACTTTGGGAACGGGATATTCTTCTACCTTGATTGCTGGATTCTCTAAATGGAGGAACCCTAGCTCAATCCCTAGATCTATTCAGTTCGTACGACaccaacaaaataaaagaaatctcTTGTTCAAATCTTTGAAATGCGTTCTCATCTCCCATCCCAGTATCGCCGCCGTTAGGCTTCGAAGCCTGGCTTCAGAGTTTACGGGGCTCACGGAGCCGATTGATCGCGTGAAACGTCTTTTATATTACGCGGAGCTTCTCCCGCCGTTCGACGAGTCGGCTCGCGTGCCGGCAAACCGAGTCACGGGGTGTACGGCCGAGGTGTGGTTGGATGTGAGGTTAGACGAGTTCGGGGGGACGAGGTTCGCAGTGGATAGCGATTCGGAGATCACGAAGGGGTTCTGTTCTTGTTTGATTCGGGTTTTGGACGGAGCTGCGCCGGAGGAGGTTTTGAAGATGAAGGCGGAGGATTTGATGGAGATGAACGTGGGAGTGGGATTGGGAGTTAGGGCACATTCCAGGGTTAACGCATGGCATAACATATTGACCAGTATGCAGAAGCGGACAGAAGCTCTTGTTGCAGAGCGAGAGAGAAGGGCAGAGCCGCAAACTCAGGTTGTCTCTGGTTGA